In the genome of Streptomyces collinus, one region contains:
- the infC gene encoding translation initiation factor IF-3: MSAEPRINDRIRVPEVRLVGPSGEQVGIVPLAKALELAQEYDLDLVEVAANARPPVCKLMDYGKFKYESAMKAREARKNQAHTVIKEMKLRPKIDPHDYDTKKGHVVRFLKQGDKVKITIMFRGREQSRPELGYRLLQRLAEDVQDLGFVESNPKQDGRNMIMVLGPHKKKTEAMAEARQAQEARKAEAKANPGKSQNAAENEAPAEEPAEEPAEA, from the coding sequence ATCAGCGCCGAGCCCCGCATCAACGACCGGATTCGCGTTCCCGAGGTGCGACTTGTCGGTCCCAGTGGCGAGCAGGTGGGCATCGTCCCCCTGGCCAAGGCACTGGAGCTTGCGCAGGAGTACGACCTGGACCTGGTCGAGGTCGCGGCGAACGCCCGTCCGCCCGTGTGCAAGCTCATGGACTACGGGAAGTTCAAGTACGAGTCGGCCATGAAGGCCCGTGAGGCGCGCAAGAACCAGGCGCACACGGTCATCAAGGAGATGAAGCTCCGGCCGAAGATCGACCCGCACGACTATGACACCAAGAAGGGTCACGTCGTCCGGTTCCTCAAGCAGGGCGACAAGGTCAAGATCACGATCATGTTCCGTGGTCGCGAGCAGTCCCGTCCCGAGCTGGGCTACCGACTGCTGCAGCGTCTCGCGGAGGACGTCCAGGACCTCGGTTTCGTCGAGTCGAACCCGAAGCAGGACGGCCGGAACATGATCATGGTTCTCGGTCCGCACAAGAAGAAGACCGAGGCGATGGCCGAGGCTCGCCAGGCGCAGGAAGCCCGCAAGGCGGAAGCGAAGGCCAACCCCGGCAAGTCGCAGAACGCCGCGGAGAACGAGGCGCCGGCTGAAGAGCCCGCCGAGGAACCCGCCGAGGCGTGA
- a CDS encoding 3-oxoacyl-ACP reductase, translating into MTAQENICRRLVGRTAVVTGAGSGIGLATARRLASEGASVVCGDVDETRGKAAAEETGGTFVKVDVTDPDEVEALFRTAYDTYGSVDIAFNNAGISPPDDDSILETGLEAWKRVQEVNLTSVYLCCKAAIPYMQRQGRGSIINTASFVARMGAATSQISYTASKGGVLAMSRELGVQFAREGIRVNALCPGPVNTPLLQELFAKDPERAARRLVHIPLGRFAEADEIAAAVAFLASDDSSFVNATDFLVDGGIAGAYVTPL; encoded by the coding sequence GTGACTGCCCAGGAGAACATCTGCCGCCGCCTGGTCGGCCGTACCGCCGTCGTCACCGGAGCCGGCAGCGGCATCGGCCTCGCCACCGCCCGCCGCCTCGCCTCCGAGGGGGCCAGCGTCGTCTGCGGCGACGTCGACGAGACCCGCGGCAAGGCCGCCGCCGAGGAGACCGGCGGCACCTTCGTGAAGGTCGACGTCACCGACCCCGACGAGGTCGAGGCCCTCTTCAGGACCGCGTACGACACCTACGGCAGCGTCGACATCGCCTTCAACAACGCCGGCATCTCCCCGCCCGACGACGACTCCATCCTGGAGACCGGCCTGGAGGCCTGGAAGCGCGTCCAGGAGGTCAACCTGACCTCCGTCTACCTGTGCTGCAAGGCCGCCATCCCCTACATGCAGCGCCAGGGCCGGGGGTCGATCATCAACACCGCGTCCTTCGTGGCCAGGATGGGCGCGGCGACCTCCCAGATCTCGTACACGGCCTCCAAGGGAGGCGTCCTCGCGATGTCCCGCGAACTGGGCGTGCAGTTCGCCCGCGAGGGCATCCGCGTGAACGCCCTGTGCCCGGGCCCGGTCAACACCCCGCTCCTCCAGGAGCTGTTCGCCAAGGACCCGGAGCGGGCCGCGCGCCGCCTGGTGCACATCCCGCTGGGCCGGTTCGCCGAGGCCGACGAGATCGCCGCCGCCGTCGCCTTCCTCGCCAGCGACGACTCCTCGTTCGTCAACGCCACCGACTTCCTGGTCGACGGCGGGATCGCCGGGGCGTACGTCACACCCCTGTAG
- a CDS encoding SseB family protein, with protein MANKNIPDSGFSDDDGSADPRLSAALTAWSADRSAVGPVLAALKNARLLVPVVAVLGEVEEDEQGLRREKTSDMAVPTLKAGDRTALPAFTSTDSLARWDPAARPVAVPLYQALQAAAHEKADTVVLDVAGPVPFELTGPALLALAEGRASTDPLTDPVVVGAVRDAVAAEPAVVRAHLGPGQADGTLALVLDPSAVPAEAARAVAERLAADETLRARLVRGLDLALLPAEVTPPGEPLFVR; from the coding sequence GTGGCGAACAAGAACATCCCGGACTCCGGCTTCTCCGACGACGACGGCTCAGCCGACCCCCGGCTGAGCGCGGCTCTCACCGCCTGGTCCGCGGACCGGAGCGCCGTGGGTCCGGTCCTGGCCGCCCTCAAGAACGCCCGGCTGCTCGTCCCCGTCGTGGCCGTGCTCGGCGAGGTCGAGGAGGACGAGCAGGGACTGCGCCGCGAGAAGACCAGCGACATGGCCGTCCCCACGCTGAAGGCCGGCGACCGCACGGCCCTGCCCGCCTTCACCTCCACGGACTCCCTCGCCCGCTGGGACCCGGCGGCCCGCCCCGTCGCCGTGCCGCTGTACCAGGCCCTCCAGGCCGCCGCGCACGAGAAGGCGGACACGGTCGTGCTCGACGTCGCGGGGCCGGTGCCCTTCGAGCTGACGGGTCCCGCGCTGCTCGCCCTCGCCGAGGGCCGCGCGAGCACCGACCCGCTCACCGACCCGGTCGTGGTGGGAGCCGTACGGGACGCCGTGGCCGCCGAGCCCGCCGTGGTGCGAGCCCACCTCGGGCCGGGACAGGCCGACGGCACCCTCGCCCTGGTGCTGGACCCGTCCGCGGTACCGGCCGAGGCCGCGCGGGCCGTCGCGGAGCGGCTCGCCGCCGACGAAACACTGAGGGCCCGCCTGGTGCGCGGCCTCGACCTGGCATTGCTGCCGGCCGAGGTCACGCCGCCGGGCGAGCCCCTGTTCGTACGCTGA
- a CDS encoding DUF1844 domain-containing protein, whose amino-acid sequence MSETPPESPDFDAMARDIAEVPAVEVIVTVAVNLMSAAAVKLGLTEEGEKHKDLDEARKLVHALAGLLDATATEISSFHAAPLRDGLKSLQLAFREASLVPDEPGQGPGEKYTGPVYG is encoded by the coding sequence ATGAGTGAGACCCCTCCTGAGTCCCCCGACTTCGACGCCATGGCCCGCGACATCGCCGAGGTCCCGGCGGTCGAGGTGATCGTGACGGTCGCCGTCAACCTGATGAGCGCCGCCGCCGTGAAGCTCGGTCTGACCGAGGAGGGCGAGAAGCACAAGGACCTGGACGAGGCCCGCAAGCTGGTCCACGCCCTGGCCGGTCTGCTGGACGCCACGGCGACCGAGATCAGCTCCTTCCACGCGGCGCCCCTTCGCGACGGCCTGAAGTCGCTCCAGCTGGCGTTCCGCGAAGCGTCCCTCGTCCCGGACGAGCCGGGGCAGGGGCCGGGCGAGAAGTACACGGGCCCGGTCTACGGCTAG
- the rpmI gene encoding 50S ribosomal protein L35, translating to MPKNKSHSGASKRFKITGSGKVLRERAGKRHLLEHKSSRVTRRLTGNAEMAPGDAAKIKKLLGK from the coding sequence ATGCCGAAGAACAAGTCGCACAGCGGTGCCAGCAAGCGCTTCAAGATCACCGGCTCCGGCAAGGTGCTGCGCGAGCGCGCCGGCAAGCGCCACCTGCTCGAGCACAAGTCGTCCCGTGTGACGCGTCGCCTCACCGGCAACGCCGAGATGGCCCCGGGCGACGCCGCGAAGATCAAGAAGCTTCTCGGCAAGTGA
- the mycP gene encoding type VII secretion-associated serine protease mycosin: MTAVHPPAGKRPRRPSRRAAALGVLLTAGLVLLPAATAYADGIRAQQWALQAMNTEQAWQTTKGRGVTVAVLDTGVEEDHPDLVGNVLPGKDLIRFGAEPGDRAWARHGTAMAGIIAGHGHGPGDADGVLGIAPEAKILPVRVILEDGDPSRAKARSTRGNALAEGIRWAADHGADVINLSLGDDSASAHPEPGEDQAIQYALKKGVVVVASAGNGGEKGDHISYPAAYPGVIAATAVDRAGTRASFSTRRWYATVSAPGVDVVIADPDHKYYEGWGTSAAAAFVSGAAALVKAAHPGLAPAQIKSLLEDTARNAPAGGRDDSRGFGFVDPAAAIEAAGRLKPEDLQSASYGAKYFGSGPDADASGDGPADWAAPLAGGAGGVLLVAAVVLWRGRRAGRADF, from the coding sequence GTGACCGCCGTGCACCCCCCGGCCGGGAAACGCCCGCGCAGGCCGTCCAGGAGGGCCGCCGCCCTCGGCGTCCTGCTCACCGCCGGCCTCGTCCTCCTCCCCGCCGCCACCGCGTACGCCGACGGCATCCGCGCCCAGCAGTGGGCCTTGCAGGCCATGAACACCGAGCAGGCCTGGCAGACCACCAAGGGCCGCGGCGTCACCGTCGCCGTCCTGGACACCGGCGTCGAGGAGGATCACCCCGACCTGGTCGGCAACGTCCTGCCCGGCAAGGACCTGATCCGCTTCGGAGCCGAACCCGGCGACCGCGCCTGGGCCCGGCACGGCACCGCCATGGCCGGCATCATCGCCGGCCACGGACACGGCCCCGGCGACGCCGACGGCGTCCTCGGCATCGCGCCCGAGGCGAAGATCCTCCCGGTCCGCGTGATCCTGGAGGACGGCGACCCCTCCCGGGCCAAGGCCCGCAGCACCCGCGGCAACGCCCTCGCCGAGGGCATCCGCTGGGCCGCCGACCACGGCGCCGACGTCATCAACCTCTCCCTCGGCGACGACTCCGCCTCCGCGCACCCCGAACCCGGCGAGGACCAGGCCATCCAGTACGCCCTGAAGAAGGGCGTGGTCGTCGTCGCCTCCGCGGGCAACGGCGGTGAGAAGGGCGACCACATCTCGTACCCGGCCGCCTACCCGGGCGTCATCGCCGCCACGGCCGTCGACCGTGCCGGCACCCGCGCCTCCTTCTCCACCCGCCGCTGGTACGCCACGGTCAGCGCCCCCGGCGTCGACGTCGTCATCGCCGACCCCGACCACAAGTACTACGAGGGATGGGGCACCAGCGCCGCCGCCGCCTTCGTCTCCGGCGCCGCCGCCCTGGTCAAGGCGGCCCACCCCGGTCTCGCCCCGGCCCAGATCAAGTCGCTGCTGGAGGACACCGCCCGCAACGCCCCGGCCGGGGGCCGCGACGACTCCCGCGGCTTCGGCTTCGTCGACCCGGCGGCCGCCATCGAGGCCGCCGGCCGCCTCAAGCCGGAGGACCTGCAGTCGGCGTCCTACGGCGCGAAGTACTTCGGCAGCGGACCGGACGCCGACGCCTCCGGGGACGGCCCCGCCGACTGGGCCGCCCCCCTCGCGGGCGGTGCCGGCGGCGTCCTCCTGGTCGCTGCGGTCGTCCTGTGGCGCGGCCGCCGTGCCGGCCGTGCGGACTTCTGA
- a CDS encoding sensor histidine kinase gives MSVGTSSAPGAQDAGSPPAASRPPGDPAGLGIDPDHLPDGLVVADEQGHVICFNAAAERITAVRARDALGQRLEKALPLEDLEGRRWWQLTDPYGGLAIRVGQPERNLLLPGGREVLVSARYVRTRPTGPLRRLVVTLRDTEARRRTERSHAELIATVAHELRSPLTSVKGFTATLLAKWERFTDDQKRLMLETVDADADRVTRLIAELLDISRIDSGRLEVRRQPVDIGAAVGRHIQAYVAAGQPADRFLLRVQQPLPDLWADPDKIDQVLSNLLENAVRHGEGTVTIDVTATASLREGEYAENAATSVTVSDEGPGIPEESMNRVFTRFWRGSKRGGTGLGLYIVKGIVEAHGGTITVGRAPGAGAEFRFTLPVAAPAYLA, from the coding sequence ATGAGCGTCGGCACGAGCAGCGCACCGGGAGCCCAGGACGCCGGGAGCCCGCCCGCCGCGTCCCGGCCACCCGGTGATCCCGCAGGCCTCGGCATCGACCCCGATCACCTGCCCGACGGGCTCGTCGTCGCCGACGAGCAGGGCCACGTCATCTGCTTCAACGCGGCCGCCGAGCGCATCACCGCCGTCCGCGCCCGGGACGCCCTCGGGCAGCGGCTGGAGAAGGCCCTGCCCTTAGAGGACCTGGAAGGCCGGCGCTGGTGGCAGCTGACCGACCCGTACGGCGGCCTCGCCATCCGCGTCGGACAGCCCGAGCGCAACCTGCTCCTGCCCGGCGGCCGTGAGGTGCTGGTCTCCGCGCGCTACGTCCGCACCCGGCCCACCGGGCCCCTGAGGCGCCTGGTCGTCACCCTGCGCGACACCGAGGCCCGCCGCCGCACCGAACGCAGCCATGCCGAGCTGATCGCCACCGTCGCCCATGAGCTGCGCTCCCCGCTGACCTCCGTCAAGGGCTTCACCGCCACGCTGCTCGCCAAGTGGGAACGTTTCACCGACGACCAGAAGCGGCTGATGCTGGAGACCGTCGACGCCGACGCCGACCGGGTCACCCGGCTCATCGCCGAGCTGCTCGACATCTCCCGGATCGACTCCGGCCGCCTGGAGGTGCGCCGCCAGCCCGTCGACATCGGCGCCGCCGTCGGACGGCACATCCAGGCCTACGTCGCCGCCGGGCAGCCCGCCGACCGGTTCCTGCTGCGCGTCCAGCAGCCGCTGCCCGATCTGTGGGCCGACCCCGACAAGATCGACCAGGTTCTCAGCAACCTGCTGGAAAATGCCGTGCGGCACGGCGAGGGAACTGTCACGATCGACGTCACGGCCACGGCGTCCCTCCGCGAGGGCGAGTACGCCGAGAACGCAGCCACGTCGGTCACGGTGAGCGACGAGGGGCCCGGCATCCCGGAGGAGTCCATGAACCGCGTCTTCACCCGCTTCTGGCGGGGCAGCAAGCGCGGCGGGACGGGCCTCGGTCTCTACATCGTCAAGGGCATCGTCGAGGCCCACGGCGGCACCATCACGGTCGGCCGCGCCCCCGGCGCCGGCGCCGAGTTCCGATTTACGTTGCCCGTGGCGGCTCCGGCGTATCTCGCCTGA
- a CDS encoding amino acid deaminase/aldolase, whose amino-acid sequence MTARAADRARYDRATAHLDAPLAIVDLEAFDANAADLVRRAGGKPIRVASKSVRCRALLERVLARDGFAGIMSFTLAESLWLARSGFEDVLLAYPSADRAAYAELAGDPKLAAAVTVMVDDVAQLDLIDASRGGGREVVRVCLELDTSLKLLGGRVRVGALRSPLHSPAQVADVARAVARRPGFEVVGIMAYEGHVAGVGDSLAGRPLRSRAIRLMQAAAKRELAERRAEVVRAVRAVVPDLEFVNGGGTGSVQHTAAEDAVTEIAAGSGLYVPRLFDNYTSFRGRPSALFAMPVVRRPGVGVVTVLGGGYPASGAAGADRSPVPYLPEGLRYDPQEGAGEVQTPLLGLPADDLLIGDKVWFRHAKAGELCERFDRLHLIEGDAVTAAVPTYRGEGHTFL is encoded by the coding sequence ATGACTGCGCGCGCCGCCGACCGGGCCCGTTACGACCGGGCCACCGCCCATCTCGACGCCCCTCTCGCGATCGTGGACCTGGAGGCTTTCGACGCCAACGCCGCCGACCTGGTCCGACGTGCCGGGGGCAAGCCGATCCGGGTCGCCAGCAAGTCCGTGCGCTGCCGGGCGCTGCTGGAGCGCGTCCTGGCCCGGGACGGCTTCGCGGGGATCATGTCGTTCACCCTCGCCGAATCGCTGTGGCTGGCCCGTTCCGGGTTCGAGGACGTACTGCTCGCCTATCCGTCCGCCGACCGTGCGGCGTATGCCGAACTGGCCGGTGATCCCAAGCTCGCCGCCGCCGTGACCGTCATGGTCGACGACGTCGCCCAGCTGGATCTGATCGACGCCTCGCGTGGCGGCGGGCGTGAAGTGGTGCGGGTGTGCCTGGAGTTGGACACCTCGCTGAAGCTGCTCGGCGGGCGGGTGCGGGTCGGGGCCCTGCGTTCACCGCTGCACTCCCCCGCCCAGGTCGCCGACGTGGCACGGGCGGTGGCCCGGCGGCCCGGCTTCGAGGTCGTGGGGATCATGGCGTACGAGGGGCATGTCGCCGGGGTCGGGGACTCGCTGGCCGGGCGTCCGCTGCGGTCCCGTGCGATCCGGCTGATGCAGGCCGCCGCCAAGCGTGAACTCGCCGAGCGGCGTGCGGAGGTGGTGCGCGCGGTGCGGGCCGTCGTGCCGGATCTGGAGTTCGTCAACGGCGGCGGCACCGGCTCGGTGCAGCACACGGCGGCCGAGGACGCGGTGACCGAGATCGCCGCCGGTTCGGGGCTGTACGTGCCGCGCCTGTTCGACAACTACACGTCGTTCAGGGGTCGTCCGTCGGCCCTCTTCGCCATGCCCGTGGTGCGGCGGCCGGGGGTGGGGGTGGTGACCGTGCTCGGTGGTGGGTATCCCGCCTCGGGTGCGGCCGGGGCCGACCGGTCGCCCGTGCCGTATCTGCCGGAGGGGCTGCGCTACGACCCGCAGGAGGGTGCGGGTGAGGTGCAGACGCCGCTGCTGGGCTTGCCCGCGGACGACCTGCTGATCGGTGACAAGGTGTGGTTCCGGCACGCGAAGGCCGGTGAGCTGTGCGAGCGGTTCGACCGGCTGCACCTGATCGAGGGCGACGCGGTGACGGCCGCCGTGCCCACCTACCGCGGCGAGGGCCACACGTTTCTCTGA
- a CDS encoding DUF2510 domain-containing protein: MSLTPPPGWYPDPHAPHRQRWWDGTAWTEHRRAPEAPAVPPPGGGTGRTKAVALAAAGAVLVAAIVTGAVALGGGDGDGTEARTAPTSAPETTPGSPEPTPEASTSKPSADDPAVVEDQLNGITFPLRDGWVRPQHVAQDDVVMTTDGTYDCPAGVGLCRHGMVFSRTVTENDEKSPEALAKADIPEAADEAYDRDRLGRELHGGLESHQVVKSGPVAVAGRAGYLVRWRVKTGKGPGGYVQSLAFPSSVGTESPVLVRYVFDAGEDGPPLADMDRITQGIRPFGDADTGGGVGSSIGPAD; this comes from the coding sequence ATGAGCCTGACGCCGCCGCCCGGCTGGTATCCCGACCCGCACGCCCCGCACCGGCAGCGCTGGTGGGACGGCACGGCCTGGACCGAACACCGCCGCGCGCCCGAGGCGCCCGCCGTCCCGCCACCGGGCGGCGGCACCGGCCGGACGAAGGCGGTCGCCCTGGCCGCCGCAGGCGCCGTCCTGGTGGCGGCGATCGTCACCGGAGCCGTCGCCCTCGGCGGGGGCGACGGCGACGGCACGGAGGCCAGGACGGCCCCCACCTCCGCGCCCGAGACCACGCCCGGCTCTCCCGAGCCGACCCCCGAGGCGTCGACGTCAAAACCGTCCGCGGACGACCCCGCCGTCGTCGAGGACCAGCTCAACGGCATCACGTTCCCGCTGCGCGACGGCTGGGTCCGCCCGCAGCACGTCGCCCAGGACGACGTCGTCATGACGACCGACGGCACCTACGACTGCCCCGCCGGCGTCGGCCTGTGCCGCCACGGCATGGTCTTCTCCCGCACGGTGACCGAGAACGACGAGAAGTCCCCCGAGGCCCTCGCCAAGGCGGACATCCCCGAGGCCGCCGACGAGGCCTACGACCGCGACCGGCTCGGCCGCGAGCTCCACGGCGGCCTGGAGTCGCACCAGGTCGTCAAGTCCGGGCCGGTCGCGGTGGCGGGCCGCGCCGGGTACCTCGTGCGCTGGCGCGTCAAGACCGGCAAGGGCCCCGGCGGCTACGTGCAGTCGCTGGCCTTCCCCTCCAGCGTCGGCACCGAGTCGCCGGTCCTCGTCCGGTACGTCTTCGACGCGGGCGAGGACGGACCGCCGCTCGCCGACATGGACCGCATCACCCAGGGCATCCGCCCGTTCGGCGACGCAGACACGGGCGGCGGCGTCGGCAGCAGCATCGGCCCTGCGGACTGA
- the pheS gene encoding phenylalanine--tRNA ligase subunit alpha: MSAPNKSYDPVEVETLKPEEIERMRDEALAAFAAADSLEALHEAKVAQTGPASPLALANREIGALPPHAKAEAGKRVGQARGAVNKALAARQVELEAERDARVLVEEAVDVTLPYDRVPSGARHPLTTLSERIEDVFVAMGYEVAEGPEVEAEWFNFDALNIGPDHPARGEQDTFFVQSADGGSDSGVVLRTHTSPVQIRSLLDRDLPVYVICPGVVYRTDELDATHTPVFRQVELLAVDEGLTMADLKGTLDHMVTALFGEGMKTRLRPNFFPFTEPSAEMDMVCYVCRGESVGNPDRPCRTCSSEGWIELGGCGMVNPKVLTACGVDPEKYSGFAFGFGIERMLMFRHNVEDMRDMVEGDVRFTRPFGMEI; the protein is encoded by the coding sequence ATGTCGGCACCGAATAAGTCGTACGACCCGGTCGAGGTCGAGACGTTGAAACCGGAAGAGATCGAGCGCATGCGGGACGAGGCGCTCGCCGCCTTCGCCGCCGCGGACTCCCTCGAAGCACTCCACGAGGCCAAGGTCGCCCAGACCGGCCCCGCCTCCCCGCTGGCCCTCGCCAACCGCGAGATCGGCGCCCTGCCCCCGCACGCCAAGGCCGAGGCCGGCAAGCGCGTCGGCCAGGCCCGCGGCGCCGTGAACAAGGCCCTCGCGGCCCGCCAGGTGGAACTGGAGGCCGAGCGGGACGCGCGCGTGCTCGTCGAGGAGGCGGTGGACGTCACGCTGCCGTACGACCGCGTACCGTCCGGCGCCCGGCACCCGCTGACCACGCTGTCGGAGCGCATCGAGGACGTGTTCGTGGCCATGGGCTACGAGGTCGCCGAGGGGCCCGAGGTCGAGGCCGAGTGGTTCAACTTCGACGCCCTCAACATCGGCCCGGACCACCCGGCCCGCGGCGAGCAGGACACCTTCTTCGTGCAGAGCGCCGACGGCGGTTCCGACTCCGGCGTCGTTCTGCGCACCCACACCTCGCCCGTGCAGATCCGTTCGCTGCTCGACCGCGACCTGCCGGTCTACGTGATCTGCCCCGGTGTCGTGTACCGCACCGACGAGCTGGACGCCACGCACACCCCCGTCTTCCGCCAGGTCGAGCTGCTCGCCGTCGACGAGGGCCTGACCATGGCCGATCTCAAGGGCACCCTCGACCACATGGTCACGGCGCTGTTCGGTGAGGGCATGAAGACCCGGCTGCGGCCCAACTTCTTCCCCTTCACCGAGCCGTCCGCCGAGATGGACATGGTGTGCTACGTCTGCCGCGGCGAGTCCGTCGGCAACCCCGACCGGCCCTGCCGCACCTGCTCCAGCGAGGGCTGGATCGAACTCGGCGGCTGCGGCATGGTCAACCCCAAGGTGCTGACCGCCTGCGGCGTCGACCCGGAGAAGTACAGCGGGTTCGCCTTCGGGTTCGGCATCGAGCGGATGCTGATGTTCCGCCACAACGTCGAGGACATGCGAGACATGGTCGAGGGTGACGTCCGGTTCACCCGGCCGTTCGGGATGGAGATCTGA
- the rplT gene encoding 50S ribosomal protein L20, giving the protein MARVKRAVNAHKKRRAILEQASGYRGQRSRLYRKAKEQVTHSLVYNYNDRKKRKGDFRQLWIQRINAAARANGMTYNRFIQGLKAANVEVDRKILAELAVNDAGAFAALVEVAQKALPSDVNAPKAA; this is encoded by the coding sequence GTGGCACGCGTCAAGCGGGCAGTCAACGCCCACAAGAAGCGCCGGGCGATCCTCGAGCAGGCTTCCGGCTACCGCGGTCAGCGCTCGCGCCTGTACCGCAAGGCCAAGGAGCAGGTCACCCACTCGCTGGTCTACAACTACAACGACCGCAAGAAGCGCAAGGGCGACTTCCGTCAGCTGTGGATCCAGCGCATCAACGCCGCTGCCCGCGCCAACGGCATGACCTACAACCGCTTCATCCAGGGTCTGAAGGCCGCGAACGTCGAGGTCGACCGCAAGATCCTGGCCGAGCTGGCCGTCAACGACGCCGGTGCGTTCGCCGCCCTCGTCGAGGTCGCCCAGAAGGCGCTGCCGAGCGACGTGAACGCGCCGAAGGCTGCGTGA
- a CDS encoding TrmH family RNA methyltransferase, whose translation MPPATPELVSPRSPRVLAARRLAKRNFRGKDRLFLAEGPQAVREAAGHRTGDAATLVELFTTLEAAERHADIVGAARDAGARVHLAAEQVIADISTTVTPQGLVGVCRFLDTPFEEVLAARPRLVALLANVRDPGNAGTVLRCADAAGAEAVVLTDASVDVYNPKAVRASVGSLFHLPVAVGVPVEQAVEALRDAGVRVLAADGAGDRDLDDELDKGTMGGPTAWVFGNEAWGLPEETRALADAVVRVPIHGKAESLNLATAAAVCLYASARAQRASGGCRSVTGN comes from the coding sequence ATGCCGCCTGCCACCCCCGAGCTCGTCTCCCCCCGCTCCCCCCGCGTCCTGGCCGCGCGGCGGCTGGCCAAGCGGAACTTCCGGGGGAAGGACCGCCTGTTCCTGGCGGAGGGGCCGCAGGCCGTCCGGGAGGCCGCCGGGCACCGGACCGGGGACGCGGCCACGCTCGTGGAGCTCTTCACGACGCTGGAGGCCGCCGAGCGCCACGCCGACATCGTGGGAGCCGCCCGGGACGCCGGAGCCCGGGTGCACCTCGCCGCCGAGCAGGTCATCGCCGACATCTCCACCACGGTCACCCCGCAGGGCCTCGTCGGCGTCTGCCGGTTCCTGGACACGCCCTTCGAAGAGGTCCTCGCGGCCCGCCCCCGGCTCGTCGCCCTCCTCGCCAACGTCCGTGACCCGGGCAACGCCGGGACCGTGCTGCGCTGCGCCGACGCCGCCGGGGCCGAGGCCGTGGTCCTGACCGACGCCTCCGTCGACGTGTACAACCCCAAGGCCGTCCGCGCCTCCGTCGGCTCCCTGTTCCATCTGCCGGTCGCCGTCGGCGTCCCCGTGGAGCAGGCCGTCGAGGCACTGCGGGACGCCGGTGTCCGGGTGCTCGCCGCCGACGGCGCGGGCGACCGCGACCTCGACGACGAGCTCGACAAGGGCACCATGGGCGGGCCCACCGCCTGGGTCTTCGGCAACGAGGCCTGGGGCCTGCCCGAGGAGACGCGTGCGCTCGCCGACGCCGTCGTCCGCGTCCCGATCCACGGGAAGGCCGAGAGCCTGAACCTCGCCACCGCCGCCGCCGTATGTCTCTATGCGTCGGCGCGTGCACAGCGCGCCTCCGGAGGGTGCCGCTCCGTCACCGGGAACTAG